In a single window of the bacterium genome:
- a CDS encoding MlaD family protein, with amino-acid sequence MTYKKMSYISGVIIFFSAVILLWAILWLSGQRIISSSEYRVFFKFSDVVGLRDRSQVFMRGYRIGWTKGVRFEEDGVVVRVDIKDRFHIPIDSKIEINTLNLIGEKAITIEPGKSPKVLPAEGQLEGQNKDIMIVAKTMLMDLRSRMEGGELDQRIREASSSIKTMNEVLIKVDKKVDALDVPMYNRQIAEIGEAARSIRLAGSEATELAKESRGSVKQVEETAGKLSLLSDQLTGIATRLNSGEGSAGELLQNKEYVKNLNATVTELKLLIEDLKQNPDKYIKVSVF; translated from the coding sequence ATGACCTATAAAAAGATGAGCTATATTTCCGGCGTGATCATTTTTTTCAGCGCCGTGATCCTGCTTTGGGCCATTCTGTGGCTCTCGGGCCAGCGGATCATCTCGTCGAGCGAGTACCGCGTGTTTTTTAAATTTTCGGATGTTGTCGGCTTGCGCGACCGCTCTCAGGTCTTCATGCGCGGCTATCGCATCGGCTGGACCAAGGGAGTGCGCTTCGAGGAGGATGGGGTGGTGGTGCGGGTCGATATCAAGGACCGCTTTCATATCCCGATCGATTCCAAGATTGAAATCAACACCCTCAACCTCATCGGCGAAAAGGCCATCACCATCGAGCCGGGTAAATCGCCGAAGGTGTTGCCGGCCGAGGGCCAGCTGGAAGGCCAGAACAAGGATATCATGATAGTCGCTAAAACCATGCTGATGGATCTTCGCAGCCGGATGGAGGGGGGTGAACTCGATCAGCGGATCAGGGAGGCCTCATCCTCTATCAAGACCATGAACGAGGTGCTCATCAAGGTCGATAAAAAGGTCGATGCCCTCGATGTCCCCATGTACAATCGCCAGATCGCCGAGATTGGCGAAGCCGCCCGAAGCATCCGGCTAGCGGGCTCGGAGGCGACCGAACTGGCCAAGGAGAGCCGGGGTAGCGTTAAGCAGGTTGAGGAGACCGCCGGCAAACTCTCCCTCCTCTCCGATCAGCTGACCGGGATCGCGACCCGGCTCAATAGCGGTGAGGGGTCAGCGGGCGAGCTGCTGCAGAATAAGGAATATGTCAAGAATCTCAATGCGACGGTGACCGAACTCAAACTCCTCATCGAGGATTTGAAGCAGAATCCGGACAAGTACATCAAGGTGTCGGTTTTCTAG
- a CDS encoding ABC transporter permease codes for MAKILSDKFFEQLGERTISFFTTVYDIAVLFIQSIKALPSLWFYRRQFLEQIYAFSVKTLPIAAVIAVFIGLGATVQSTYQSSELLTRAILVNVIFKTTILELCPIILSLVLAGKLGASLAAEIGSMKISEQIEALETMSLDPVGFLVVPRIVAGLLMLPVITIFANALAIFSSFFVSAVATDWISAQEFGSGMQMDFKAFELYFGNLIKPAVYGVLIALVGSYFGLRTTGGAKGVGTASTNAVVVSAVFIVIFDYYLGKLLL; via the coding sequence ATGGCCAAAATACTTTCCGACAAATTCTTTGAACAGCTGGGCGAGCGCACGATCTCGTTCTTCACCACGGTGTATGACATCGCTGTGCTTTTCATTCAGAGCATCAAGGCGCTGCCGTCGCTATGGTTCTACCGCCGTCAATTCCTCGAGCAGATCTATGCCTTCAGCGTCAAGACCCTGCCGATTGCGGCAGTGATCGCGGTCTTCATCGGTCTCGGGGCGACGGTGCAAAGCACCTATCAATCCTCCGAACTGCTCACTCGTGCAATCCTCGTCAATGTCATTTTCAAGACGACCATCCTCGAGCTCTGTCCGATCATCCTCTCCCTGGTGCTGGCCGGTAAACTGGGGGCCTCACTCGCCGCGGAGATTGGCAGCATGAAGATCTCCGAACAGATCGAGGCCCTTGAAACCATGTCGCTCGATCCCGTCGGTTTTTTAGTGGTACCGCGCATCGTCGCCGGCCTGCTGATGCTGCCGGTGATCACCATCTTCGCCAACGCCCTGGCGATCTTCAGCTCCTTCTTCGTTTCAGCGGTGGCCACCGACTGGATCTCGGCGCAGGAGTTCGGCAGCGGCATGCAGATGGACTTCAAGGCGTTCGAACTCTATTTTGGCAACCTGATCAAGCCGGCGGTGTACGGCGTCCTGATCGCCCTGGTGGGAAGCTATTTCGGGCTGCGAACCACCGGCGGCGCCAAAGGCGTCGGGACCGCCTCCACCAACGCCGTGGTGGTCTCGGCGGTTTTCATCGTCATCTTTGATTACTATCTGGGAAAACTTTTACTATGA
- the trmB gene encoding tRNA (guanosine(46)-N7)-methyltransferase TrmB codes for MAKQKLIRFAALPGLANVRQDPGSLRGHWHSDFFHNDRPITLELACGKGDYTLALAQRYPERNFIGIDIKGPRLWVGATRALELGLTNAGFVRASIEQLGEYFAPGEIAVIWITFPDPHPAGGKHKKRLTSTRFLDLYQLLLQPDGLLHLKTDDEGLYAFTLRILARRKAEVLASTPDLYSGPSDPDLTGIQTAYEQRHIKEGKRIKYIRFRLKAGRD; via the coding sequence ATGGCCAAACAAAAACTCATCCGCTTCGCCGCCCTTCCAGGATTGGCGAACGTACGCCAGGATCCCGGCAGCCTGCGGGGTCACTGGCACTCCGATTTTTTTCACAATGATCGTCCCATCACCCTCGAACTGGCGTGCGGCAAAGGCGATTACACCTTGGCGCTGGCCCAGCGCTATCCGGAGCGCAATTTTATCGGCATCGATATCAAGGGTCCGCGCCTGTGGGTCGGCGCCACCCGCGCCCTGGAGCTCGGCCTGACCAATGCCGGCTTTGTGCGCGCCAGCATCGAACAGCTTGGCGAATATTTTGCACCTGGAGAAATCGCTGTGATCTGGATTACCTTCCCGGATCCCCATCCAGCAGGCGGCAAGCATAAAAAGCGGCTCACCTCCACGCGGTTCCTCGATCTCTACCAACTCCTCTTACAACCGGATGGCCTCCTCCACCTGAAAACCGATGATGAAGGCCTCTACGCTTTCACCTTGCGGATTCTGGCAAGGCGTAAAGCGGAGGTTCTGGCCAGTACTCCCGACCTTTATTCCGGGCCATCCGATCCCGATCTGACTGGAATTCAGACTGCCTACGAGCAGAGACATATTAAGGAAGGGAAACGGATCAAGTACATCCGGTTTCGCCTGAAAGCGGGTCGGGACTGA
- a CDS encoding ATP-binding cassette domain-containing protein: MITVRGVHKSFEEKEVLTGIDLDIPDNNNLVILGPSGQGKTVFIKTLVRLIEPDAGSIAYDGDDILKMSRKEWQAYQNHIAFVFQNSALFDFLDVRENLSLFLRMHKRLSPFQMYNEVSRAINFVGLGEDVLDKFPEELSGGMRKRVAIARAMIKRPKYIFYDEPTTGLDQNNAEKVSELILMLKNEIAATSIIVTHDIKLMRDVADRVALLREGNISFTGTKEEISAETLEFLYETRGEYDL, translated from the coding sequence ATGATCACCGTGCGCGGCGTCCACAAGAGCTTTGAGGAGAAGGAGGTGCTGACCGGCATCGATCTGGATATTCCGGATAATAATAACCTGGTCATCCTCGGCCCGAGCGGACAGGGTAAAACGGTCTTCATCAAGACTCTGGTGCGGTTGATCGAGCCGGACGCGGGCTCGATCGCCTATGATGGAGACGATATTCTCAAGATGAGCCGCAAGGAATGGCAGGCCTACCAGAATCACATCGCTTTCGTTTTTCAGAATTCGGCTCTATTCGATTTTCTCGATGTGCGCGAAAATCTGAGCCTCTTTTTGCGCATGCACAAGCGATTGAGCCCGTTTCAAATGTACAACGAGGTGAGCCGGGCGATCAATTTTGTCGGCTTGGGCGAGGATGTCCTCGACAAATTCCCCGAGGAGTTGAGCGGCGGCATGCGCAAGCGCGTCGCTATCGCCCGCGCCATGATCAAGCGCCCCAAATATATCTTTTATGATGAGCCCACCACCGGACTGGACCAGAACAATGCCGAGAAGGTGAGCGAACTCATCCTCATGCTCAAGAACGAGATTGCCGCCACCTCCATCATTGTGACCCATGACATCAAATTGATGCGCGATGTGGCCGACCGGGTTGCCCTCCTCCGGGAGGGAAATATCTCATTTACCGGCACCAAGGAAGAAATTTCGGCTGAAACCCTGGAGTTTTTATACGAGACACGAGGAGAATATGACCTATAA